From the genome of Candidatus Electrothrix communis, one region includes:
- a CDS encoding diguanylate cyclase, which yields MRAAPLHRLNPHLPDVISHITNRLLAKDQDERYQSANGLLYDIKRYLHNERNFTIGESDRNEIRLSYQTKFVGREEELIKIKGLINKAARKQGGICLIGGEPGVGKTRLVKAIKEYVYIRGYNKGEIFIESHCMAQENKVPYQAFRHALDEFIQKTTKASVQKKAQEIKRIKELAGELGAILIRLNPNLKELLGPVPELPPLEPEKENIRFTITAAHFICNLIREDQAGVLFLDDLQWADEGSLRLLEHISTHIGSSNLLILGTYRSNEVNESHPLSKIQRTAKIRGNAITDIQVNPLSHDRVINMVTNLLKEKSTQVHDFAKYVSEKAAGNPFFTITLVKEIVEQKAIFWEQGTCTVDQDKINSLHLPNNILDMMLLRTSELPDQIEQLLKISSIIGKEFKLHLLYSLINKDHAIVQSLIDQSVKRNLLEYSLSDRSKIRFAHDRIRETFLSRISEQERAKYHLKIAYLLKDDYNEREEQKLFELTYHLMEGGDEESGLKYALMSGERAKANYACQDAITYYLYAKNILEKKESRSEQYVNLLENLGELYKIIGKFNNSLDILESCNSLVSEKNSAHKTRILAKIGDALFEKGDVEKSFQALEQALKLSGIKIPQGKLAIIINLLIEFSLQMFHFHTWLSPKPLKRGYTRETCDDTIVLRLLNILYKWYFFKDMKKSLYCHLKCLNLAEKTTPCSELVHCYVLGGVIWASIPWESKAVRYAMLGIDTARMTGDKLREGTAYAGFSLALLILNRPLEGLEYAKKGIQLLKGAGEYLDLGVGYAFRVQNSLLTGNLTEALAVSEEFIALAKESNVLQNLGWALMGKGKALFLTGEVTDQTVEEIKESTALLKKTGDMPNIIMSLSILSSAYLRKKEYFASIEIIEKAVCLFPSHYSNGAWILELFPLGAQIYLESIINIPNLEKSQKKKYIKRARWFCNRSLQWSRKFKFITGWSYQVNGTYNWLTGRRKKGVHNWKRGVAFLREHTKDRYRLAYLLMEMGSYLIKDNNNGHKEEAKHYLTEARNLFKDIGAKIDHKKTLNLLGIKKVHPSNQQIFHEQETTPQQRFSSERKIITALETSRYLSSILNLDELLEKIMDKVIELLGAEKGILFLYPEDRSFPKELEVRVSRNVECIETDQNTFFTSRSVIKKVEKEKEPLIIEDAVTDNAFKDQASVINYSLRSVLCVPIQHRNTLLGVIYLDNRMISGLFNREDLWVLELISSQAGVSIENARLFKDSVMDALTGIYNRAYFDNFLLHSAEASWKDNKKLSLILIDVDKFKTFNDTYGHQVGDTVLQSVAQVIRNKVRKHDVAARYGGDEFAVILPDTEKKEAGVIGKKINRAVREHKVIHETSNGTNVLNITVSVGVAEMTDNDRTALVKNADKALYRVKELGRNCVVVWGEESSSETCCRKKYVSAGRTLATIPK from the coding sequence ATGAGAGCTGCTCCTCTGCATCGCCTGAACCCGCATCTCCCCGATGTTATTAGTCATATCACCAACCGGCTATTAGCAAAGGATCAGGATGAACGATATCAAAGTGCCAACGGGCTTCTCTATGACATTAAAAGATATTTGCATAATGAGCGTAACTTCACTATAGGCGAGTCGGATCGTAATGAAATACGTCTTTCCTACCAGACTAAATTTGTCGGCAGGGAAGAGGAACTGATCAAGATCAAGGGACTGATCAATAAGGCTGCGCGAAAACAGGGAGGAATCTGTCTTATCGGTGGTGAACCAGGGGTAGGAAAGACCAGGCTGGTAAAGGCGATAAAAGAATATGTTTATATACGAGGTTATAACAAAGGAGAAATTTTTATTGAGAGCCACTGCATGGCTCAGGAAAATAAAGTGCCCTATCAGGCGTTCAGGCATGCCCTTGACGAATTTATTCAAAAAACAACCAAAGCCAGTGTCCAAAAAAAAGCTCAGGAAATCAAAAGAATCAAAGAGCTGGCTGGAGAACTCGGCGCCATACTTATCAGGCTGAATCCGAATCTGAAGGAACTCCTCGGCCCTGTTCCGGAATTACCTCCCTTGGAACCGGAAAAAGAGAACATCCGATTCACTATTACTGCGGCCCATTTTATCTGCAACCTCATTCGGGAGGACCAGGCGGGGGTCCTTTTTCTGGATGATCTGCAATGGGCGGATGAGGGGAGTTTACGTCTCCTGGAGCATATAAGCACTCATATAGGTTCATCGAATTTGCTTATCCTGGGTACCTATAGAAGCAACGAGGTCAATGAGAGTCACCCCCTGAGCAAAATTCAACGAACAGCGAAAATCCGAGGAAATGCGATCACGGATATCCAGGTCAACCCCTTGTCCCATGACAGGGTTATAAATATGGTCACAAATCTGCTCAAAGAAAAAAGTACCCAAGTGCATGACTTTGCAAAATATGTATCTGAAAAAGCTGCGGGCAATCCTTTTTTCACTATCACTCTCGTTAAGGAGATTGTCGAACAGAAAGCTATTTTTTGGGAGCAAGGCACCTGTACTGTTGATCAGGATAAGATTAATAGTCTGCATTTGCCGAACAACATCCTTGACATGATGTTGTTACGTACCAGCGAACTACCGGATCAAATCGAACAACTACTTAAGATAAGCTCTATAATAGGAAAAGAATTTAAACTTCATCTCCTGTACAGTCTGATAAATAAAGATCACGCTATCGTGCAGAGCCTGATTGATCAGTCTGTCAAAAGAAACCTACTGGAATACTCACTTAGCGACAGGAGCAAGATCAGATTTGCGCATGACCGCATCAGAGAAACATTTCTGTCTCGGATATCCGAGCAGGAGCGTGCAAAATATCATTTAAAAATCGCTTATCTCCTAAAGGATGACTACAACGAAAGAGAAGAACAGAAACTCTTTGAACTGACCTATCACCTGATGGAAGGGGGCGATGAAGAAAGCGGATTAAAATATGCGCTTATGTCCGGAGAAAGAGCAAAGGCAAATTATGCCTGTCAGGATGCAATAACTTACTACCTTTATGCAAAGAATATATTAGAAAAGAAAGAAAGCAGATCTGAACAGTACGTCAATTTGCTGGAAAACTTAGGGGAGCTGTACAAAATAATCGGAAAATTCAACAACTCATTGGACATACTCGAATCATGCAACTCTCTTGTTTCAGAAAAAAATTCAGCGCATAAGACTAGGATTCTTGCAAAAATAGGTGATGCATTATTTGAAAAGGGAGATGTTGAAAAAAGTTTTCAGGCCCTGGAGCAGGCACTGAAGTTATCAGGAATAAAAATACCTCAAGGAAAGTTAGCAATTATTATAAACCTGCTGATTGAGTTCAGCTTACAAATGTTCCATTTTCATACTTGGCTTTCCCCTAAGCCTTTAAAAAGAGGCTACACAAGAGAAACTTGTGACGACACCATTGTGCTTCGCCTGCTTAACATACTGTATAAATGGTATTTCTTCAAGGATATGAAAAAGAGCCTGTACTGTCACCTGAAATGTCTAAATTTAGCCGAAAAAACAACCCCATGCTCAGAGTTAGTTCATTGCTATGTGCTCGGTGGAGTTATATGGGCCTCTATTCCATGGGAGTCCAAGGCCGTGAGGTATGCAATGTTAGGAATAGATACAGCACGAATGACAGGTGACAAACTCCGGGAAGGGACAGCCTATGCCGGCTTCAGCCTTGCTTTACTTATTTTGAACAGACCGCTGGAAGGTTTAGAATATGCAAAAAAAGGTATACAGTTACTTAAAGGAGCGGGTGAATATCTGGACCTCGGAGTAGGTTATGCATTTAGAGTTCAAAATTCTCTGCTTACGGGAAATCTGACAGAAGCCCTTGCAGTCAGCGAAGAATTTATAGCGTTGGCAAAAGAATCTAACGTGCTGCAGAATTTAGGCTGGGCACTAATGGGCAAAGGAAAGGCTCTTTTCCTGACAGGGGAAGTAACTGACCAGACAGTTGAAGAAATAAAAGAAAGCACTGCTCTGTTAAAAAAAACGGGAGATATGCCTAACATTATAATGTCGTTATCCATTTTATCCTCAGCTTATTTAAGAAAAAAAGAATACTTTGCCTCGATTGAAATTATTGAAAAAGCTGTCTGTTTGTTTCCTTCGCATTACAGTAATGGAGCCTGGATATTGGAGTTATTTCCTTTGGGAGCACAAATATACCTTGAAAGCATCATCAACATTCCTAATCTGGAGAAGAGCCAAAAAAAGAAATATATCAAAAGAGCACGATGGTTCTGCAACAGATCTCTCCAATGGAGTAGAAAATTCAAGTTTATTACGGGGTGGTCTTATCAAGTGAACGGTACATATAATTGGCTTACCGGGAGAAGAAAGAAAGGGGTTCATAATTGGAAAAGAGGAGTTGCATTTCTCAGGGAACATACGAAAGATAGATACCGCCTCGCATATCTCCTGATGGAGATGGGCTCTTACCTTATCAAAGACAACAATAACGGTCACAAGGAAGAAGCAAAACATTACCTTACAGAGGCTCGAAATCTATTTAAAGACATCGGAGCAAAAATAGACCACAAAAAAACGTTAAACCTATTAGGCATAAAGAAAGTTCACCCCTCAAACCAACAAATTTTCCACGAACAGGAAACAACACCGCAACAAAGGTTCAGCTCTGAAAGAAAAATCATCACCGCTCTTGAAACCAGCCGTTACCTCAGTTCTATCTTGAACCTTGATGAACTTCTCGAAAAAATAATGGACAAGGTTATCGAGCTGCTCGGAGCGGAAAAGGGCATATTATTCCTTTATCCGGAAGACAGGAGCTTTCCTAAAGAACTGGAAGTGAGGGTGTCAAGAAATGTTGAATGTATAGAAACAGATCAAAATACTTTTTTCACCAGCCGCAGTGTTATCAAAAAAGTGGAAAAGGAAAAGGAACCGTTAATTATAGAAGATGCCGTAACAGACAACGCATTTAAAGACCAAGCAAGTGTTATCAATTACAGTTTGCGTTCTGTGCTCTGTGTACCGATACAGCACAGAAATACCTTGCTGGGGGTGATCTACCTTGATAATCGTATGATCAGCGGTCTGTTCAACAGAGAGGATCTTTGGGTGTTGGAATTAATCTCCAGCCAGGCGGGCGTCTCTATTGAAAATGCACGTTTATTCAAAGATTCTGTTATGGATGCGTTAACAGGTATATACAACCGGGCGTATTTTGATAATTTTTTACTCCACAGTGCCGAGGCCTCCTGGAAAGATAATAAAAAATTAAGTTTAATACTTATTGACGTTGATAAATTCAAGACATTTAATGACACTTATGGGCATCAGGTCGGTGACACTGTTTTACAAAGTGTGGCCCAAGTAATCAGAAACAAAGTGCGCAAGCATGATGTGGCAGCCCGTTACGGCGGTGATGAATTTGCCGTAATACTCCCGGATACAGAAAAAAAGGAGGCCGGAGTCATCGGAAAAAAAATAAACAGGGCTGTACGTGAACATAAAGTTATCCACGAGACCAGCAACGGTACTAACGTCCTGAATATAACTGTCAGCGTAGGAGTTGCTGAAATGACAGATAACGACCGGACTGCGTTGGTGAAAAATGCAGATAAAGCATTATATCGGGTTAAAGAACTTGGAAGAAATTGCGTGGTCGTATGGGGAGAAGAATCGTCCTCGGAGACCTGTTGCCGAAAAAAATACGTTTCCGCAGGCAGAACGCTCGCAACGATTCCAAAATGA
- the cysS gene encoding cysteine--tRNA ligase — translation MKIYNTLTRKKETFSPMVEGQVRLYVCGITSYDYCHIGHARSALVFDMVVRYLRYRGYEVVFVRNFTDIDDKIIARAAEQGVDSGQLAERFIGEFYTDMDALGVLRADIEPKATEHIQEMIDLVQDLVDKGLAYPAGGDVYYRVGKFPDYGMLSGRKLEDMQAGARIDINERKEDPMDFVLWKGAKPGEPKWASPWGEGRPGWHIECSAMSRKYLGESFDIHGGGKDLIFPHHENELAQSVGANECPFANLWMHHGFVTIKDEKMSKSLGNFLTIRDVLREYPAEILRLFIFSTQYRNPLDFSETALQDAQVGLDRMYDCLAGITGLVQAADADSGGTDAGTSVIGQKDRKKIESLRQRFETAMDNDFNTAQAMGHLFDGVKILNKACRLVGSQQGVTEDLELLQQAGKTLQDLASLLGVLQQDPVQYLQEKKDKLLASITLSEEEINSLIAERTAARESKDWAASDAVRDKLLVHNVELHDGPYGTTWDVKG, via the coding sequence ATGAAGATATATAACACACTGACACGAAAAAAGGAAACGTTCTCCCCTATGGTGGAAGGTCAAGTCAGGCTTTACGTCTGCGGGATAACCTCCTACGACTATTGCCATATCGGGCATGCCCGCTCGGCTCTAGTTTTTGATATGGTGGTCCGTTATTTACGGTATCGTGGATATGAAGTTGTTTTTGTGCGAAATTTTACTGATATTGATGATAAAATTATAGCCAGGGCCGCAGAGCAGGGCGTTGATTCCGGTCAGTTGGCAGAGCGATTTATCGGTGAATTTTACACGGACATGGATGCGCTCGGGGTGCTCAGGGCCGATATTGAACCCAAAGCCACTGAGCATATCCAGGAGATGATTGATCTGGTTCAGGATCTTGTCGATAAAGGGCTTGCTTACCCTGCTGGAGGAGATGTTTATTATCGGGTGGGTAAATTCCCTGATTACGGGATGCTTTCCGGACGGAAGCTGGAAGATATGCAGGCCGGTGCCCGGATAGATATCAATGAGCGGAAAGAAGATCCTATGGATTTTGTCCTCTGGAAGGGTGCAAAGCCTGGGGAACCCAAATGGGCGAGTCCTTGGGGCGAGGGGCGGCCAGGTTGGCATATTGAGTGCTCTGCCATGAGTCGCAAGTATCTCGGGGAGAGTTTTGATATCCACGGTGGAGGTAAGGATCTGATCTTTCCCCATCATGAGAATGAGCTGGCCCAGTCTGTCGGTGCCAATGAATGCCCCTTTGCTAACCTCTGGATGCACCATGGCTTTGTCACCATCAAGGATGAAAAGATGTCCAAGTCCTTGGGGAATTTTTTGACAATCCGGGACGTGCTCCGGGAGTACCCGGCAGAAATTCTGCGGCTTTTTATCTTCTCCACCCAGTATCGTAACCCCTTGGATTTCAGCGAGACGGCCCTGCAGGATGCTCAAGTCGGTCTAGACAGGATGTATGATTGTCTGGCTGGAATTACCGGGCTTGTTCAAGCAGCAGATGCCGATTCAGGCGGTACTGACGCAGGCACCTCGGTGATCGGGCAGAAGGATCGGAAGAAAATCGAATCGTTGCGCCAGCGTTTTGAGACGGCAATGGATAATGATTTTAATACGGCCCAGGCCATGGGACATCTCTTTGACGGCGTCAAGATTTTGAACAAGGCGTGCAGGTTGGTGGGCTCGCAGCAGGGAGTTACTGAAGACCTGGAACTGCTTCAGCAGGCCGGGAAAACCTTGCAGGACTTGGCCAGCTTGCTCGGTGTGTTGCAACAAGATCCGGTGCAGTATCTCCAGGAGAAAAAAGACAAGCTCTTGGCCTCGATCACCCTGTCTGAGGAAGAGATCAACAGTTTGATCGCAGAGAGGACAGCGGCTCGAGAGAGCAAGGATTGGGCTGCAAGCGATGCCGTCCGGGATAAGCTCTTGGTGCATAATGTGGAGTTGCACGATGGCCCGTACGGAACAACCTGGGATGTGAAAGGGTAG
- a CDS encoding GDP-L-fucose synthase — protein sequence MPTAPSSSLSDAVIYIAGHRGLVGSAICRALEQQGCNKILTRTHAELDLTDQAAVHAFFMDNRPEYVFLSAAKVGGIHANDSLPADFIRDNLLIQTNIIDAAHQCGSKKLLFLGSSCIYPKFAPQPMQEEHLLTGELEPTNEWYAIAKIAGIKMCQAYHKQHGFNAISLMPTNLYGPGDNFDLQNSHVLPALIRKFHEAKLQGLPEVEIWGTGTPKREFLHVDDLAAACVFLMEDYNDPAIVNVGSGEEVSIAELARLVADAVGFQGTVRYNKDMPDGTPRKFLDVSKLSALGWDSQITLPQGIADTYAWFLANEDGLRK from the coding sequence ATGCCTACAGCACCTTCTTCATCCCTGAGCGACGCCGTCATCTATATTGCAGGCCACCGAGGCTTGGTGGGTTCCGCCATCTGCCGTGCCCTGGAGCAGCAAGGCTGCAATAAAATCCTGACCCGCACCCATGCAGAGCTGGACCTGACCGATCAAGCTGCTGTCCACGCCTTCTTTATGGACAACCGGCCCGAGTATGTCTTTCTTTCTGCGGCAAAGGTAGGCGGTATTCATGCCAATGATAGCCTGCCAGCCGACTTTATCCGCGACAACCTCCTGATCCAGACCAACATCATTGATGCAGCCCATCAATGCGGAAGCAAGAAGCTCCTTTTTCTCGGGTCGTCCTGCATCTACCCGAAATTCGCCCCCCAACCCATGCAGGAAGAGCATCTGCTCACCGGTGAGCTGGAGCCCACCAATGAATGGTATGCCATAGCCAAGATTGCCGGTATCAAGATGTGCCAGGCCTATCATAAGCAGCACGGCTTTAACGCCATCAGCCTAATGCCCACCAACCTGTACGGCCCAGGGGATAATTTCGATCTGCAAAACTCCCATGTCCTGCCTGCCCTGATCCGTAAATTCCATGAGGCAAAGCTACAAGGCCTCCCGGAAGTGGAAATCTGGGGCACAGGTACACCGAAACGGGAGTTCCTCCATGTGGATGACCTTGCGGCAGCCTGTGTCTTCCTGATGGAGGACTACAACGATCCTGCTATCGTTAATGTGGGCTCTGGTGAAGAGGTGAGTATTGCTGAATTGGCCAGACTGGTGGCCGATGCAGTCGGCTTTCAGGGGACCGTGCGTTATAATAAGGACATGCCGGACGGCACACCGAGGAAATTTCTTGATGTCTCCAAACTCTCAGCCCTAGGCTGGGACAGCCAGATCACCCTTCCGCAAGGTATAGCAGATACCTATGCTTGGTTTTTAGCCAATGAAGATGGATTGAGGAAATAA
- a CDS encoding COR domain-containing protein, with protein sequence MGHEEALRRINNAAKIGATELDLVGQELTELPPELFKIKSITRISLWGNHLSSLPQELFQLKNLTWLNLGRNQLSLLPPKIIQLTNLASLNLSENQLSSLPPELFQLKNLTKLSLRGNLFSSLPHEISQTPKLQRLYLHHNPLTSPPYELATQGIEAIREYFASAEEGTRTVSEVKVILVGEGASGKTSLTRCLRGEPFNKREETTHGIRIKNWKLETGDHSLRCNLWDFGGQEIMHATHQFFLSRRSLYVLVLDGRRDERPEYWLRYIESFGGGSPVLVVLNKYDTNPGFDLNRPFLQKKYPFIVGFYRTSCRTNNGIRNFRQALREELGKVPLTRNEWPASWFRAKAQLEEMNDPCISYEDCETVCREAGVTGEISQKVLVDFLHDLGIVIHFTEFDLADNHVLDPKWVTEAVYKIINAPSIAERNGLFSKDDLRQILRFQEGDTYHYQWRDHGYFIELMRKFELCYELEDGQILIPDLLEVSEPSFTFDDHNALCFLLEYKDFLPPSVMPRFIVKRHQEIKDRLRWRSGVVLEHALLESTAVVRADTEARRIHIAVTGTQPKAFLTVIMLTLREINTGFEGLKVSERIPLPDNPSLSVDCETLRINLEAGVDRFVPEGAKKAYSLLELLNTVDEEKMLKLLEKAPAGINNKESLISVIKKHVKAEPEFMGFGADLKGLAEELWLRYRAKRG encoded by the coding sequence ATGGGGCATGAAGAGGCGTTGCGACGGATTAACAACGCGGCTAAAATAGGGGCAACCGAACTTGATCTTGTGGGGCAAGAGTTGACCGAGCTGCCTCCAGAACTCTTTAAAATAAAGAGTATAACCAGGATTTCCCTCTGGGGCAATCACCTGTCATCCCTGCCTCAAGAACTCTTTCAACTAAAAAATCTGACTTGGCTTAACCTTGGCCGCAACCAGCTTTCTCTTCTTCCGCCAAAAATTATCCAGCTAACAAACCTTGCCTCGCTGAACCTCAGCGAAAACCAACTTTCCTCCCTGCCGCCGGAACTCTTTCAGCTCAAAAACCTGACCAAACTTAGCCTCAGAGGTAACCTTTTTTCCTCCCTGCCCCATGAAATCAGTCAAACACCCAAGTTGCAACGGCTTTACCTTCACCACAACCCCCTAACCTCCCCACCCTACGAACTCGCAACCCAAGGCATAGAAGCCATCCGAGAATACTTCGCCTCAGCCGAAGAAGGCACTCGAACAGTCTCCGAGGTAAAAGTCATCCTGGTAGGCGAAGGCGCATCCGGCAAGACCTCGCTCACCCGTTGCCTTCGGGGAGAGCCGTTCAACAAGCGCGAAGAAACCACCCACGGTATCCGCATCAAGAACTGGAAGCTGGAAACCGGTGACCACTCCCTGCGCTGCAACCTCTGGGACTTTGGCGGCCAGGAGATCATGCACGCCACCCACCAGTTTTTCCTTTCCCGCCGCAGCCTCTATGTCCTAGTCCTGGACGGCAGGCGGGACGAGCGGCCCGAATACTGGTTGCGCTATATCGAGTCCTTTGGCGGCGGCTCGCCAGTACTGGTGGTGCTCAACAAGTACGACACCAATCCCGGCTTTGATCTCAACCGGCCTTTTCTCCAAAAGAAATATCCCTTCATTGTTGGGTTCTATCGCACATCCTGCCGCACCAACAACGGTATTCGAAACTTCCGCCAAGCCCTGCGCGAAGAGCTGGGCAAGGTACCGCTGACCCGCAATGAATGGCCCGCAAGCTGGTTCCGGGCAAAAGCGCAGCTGGAGGAGATGAACGACCCCTGTATCAGCTATGAGGATTGCGAAACCGTGTGTCGAGAGGCCGGGGTGACGGGCGAGATCAGCCAGAAAGTCCTGGTGGATTTCCTCCACGACCTGGGCATTGTTATTCACTTTACCGAGTTTGATCTGGCGGATAATCATGTCCTGGATCCCAAATGGGTGACCGAGGCCGTGTACAAAATTATCAATGCGCCCTCCATTGCTGAGCGCAACGGCCTGTTCAGCAAGGATGATCTTCGGCAAATCCTCCGCTTTCAGGAAGGCGACACCTATCATTACCAGTGGCGGGATCACGGCTATTTCATTGAGCTGATGCGGAAGTTCGAGCTGTGCTATGAACTGGAAGACGGGCAGATCCTTATCCCCGATCTGCTGGAAGTCTCAGAACCCTCCTTTACCTTTGATGACCATAATGCACTTTGCTTCCTCCTGGAATATAAAGACTTCCTGCCGCCCTCGGTCATGCCCCGCTTCATCGTCAAACGGCATCAGGAAATCAAAGACAGGTTACGCTGGCGCAGCGGGGTGGTGCTGGAGCATGCCCTGTTGGAGTCCACAGCGGTGGTGCGGGCAGATACCGAGGCCCGGCGTATCCATATCGCCGTCACCGGCACCCAGCCCAAGGCCTTTCTCACCGTGATTATGCTCACCCTGCGGGAGATCAACACGGGCTTTGAAGGATTGAAGGTGAGCGAGCGCATTCCGCTCCCAGATAATCCATCACTCAGCGTGGATTGCGAAACTCTGCGCATCAACCTGGAGGCGGGGGTGGATCGCTTTGTCCCGGAAGGGGCGAAAAAGGCCTATTCGCTCCTTGAGTTACTCAATACGGTGGATGAGGAGAAAATGCTGAAGCTACTGGAAAAAGCGCCTGCGGGCATCAACAACAAGGAGTCGCTGATTTCGGTGATCAAAAAACACGTCAAGGCCGAGCCGGAGTTTATGGGCTTCGGTGCTGACCTCAAGGGACTGGCCGAAGAACTCTGGCTCCGCTATCGGGCCAAACGAGGCTGA
- a CDS encoding peptidoglycan-binding domain-containing protein, with the protein MKNGKALHKIIGCGVVMLAVFVFAGTGYSRTPCNTCQSCGQSQYTTPPAAKVYAELEYRDGFPGKRMHKRQQVKKLQCMLRALGYCSGPIDGWYGNSTSRGVMLFLADNFQEIGYGKKMTEAQWDYLVNWTGERCSKYDKKEETYQYRYHQYQGQQHQGQQYQEQQYQEQQYLSQPFYQYQY; encoded by the coding sequence ATGAAGAACGGAAAAGCATTGCACAAAATCATTGGGTGCGGGGTTGTTATGCTCGCCGTGTTCGTCTTTGCGGGCACAGGGTACAGTCGCACTCCCTGCAACACCTGTCAATCATGCGGACAATCACAGTACACAACGCCGCCTGCGGCCAAGGTTTATGCAGAACTGGAGTACCGTGACGGGTTCCCCGGCAAACGGATGCATAAACGTCAGCAGGTAAAAAAGCTCCAATGCATGCTGAGAGCTTTAGGCTACTGTTCCGGTCCTATTGACGGCTGGTACGGTAATTCCACCTCCAGAGGCGTCATGCTCTTCCTGGCTGATAACTTCCAGGAGATCGGTTACGGCAAAAAAATGACCGAGGCCCAGTGGGACTATCTTGTCAACTGGACGGGCGAACGTTGCTCTAAGTATGACAAGAAAGAAGAGACCTACCAGTACCGATATCATCAGTATCAGGGACAACAGCACCAGGGGCAGCAGTATCAGGAACAGCAGTATCAGGAACAACAATACCTGTCACAGCCATTTTATCAGTATCAGTATTAA
- a CDS encoding GDSL-type esterase/lipase family protein — MTIQTGQTAKTLLMLGDSLVEWGDWESLLPEMQIINRGIAGEHTEELSARLVNEIDAVLDAGTEPDYILLMTGTNNLLMGSPYFPVILGSMLPRLTDLCPNSSITLNSLMPMQIRGLAQESITTANNELRDTAKRSGCRFLDMTAPFTEQCLPVTKPCFFNDGVHLATRGYQVWAGAIKKHLDIL, encoded by the coding sequence ATGACAATACAAACTGGACAGACCGCAAAAACCCTGCTCATGCTCGGCGACTCATTGGTCGAATGGGGGGACTGGGAGAGCCTGCTCCCGGAGATGCAGATCATTAATCGAGGTATTGCCGGGGAGCACACCGAAGAGCTGTCAGCCCGCCTGGTCAATGAGATTGACGCTGTTCTTGACGCTGGTACAGAACCGGATTATATCCTGCTTATGACAGGGACCAATAACCTGCTCATGGGGAGCCCCTATTTTCCTGTCATCCTGGGAAGCATGCTGCCGAGATTGACCGACCTCTGCCCGAACAGCAGTATTACCCTGAATTCGCTCATGCCCATGCAGATACGGGGCCTGGCTCAGGAATCCATCACTACTGCCAATAACGAGCTGCGTGATACGGCAAAACGAAGCGGTTGCCGTTTTCTCGACATGACCGCTCCCTTTACCGAGCAATGTCTCCCTGTGACCAAACCCTGTTTCTTCAATGACGGGGTCCATCTGGCCACCCGTGGCTATCAGGTCTGGGCCGGAGCCATCAAAAAACATCTTGATATACTGTAG